Proteins encoded within one genomic window of Prochlorococcus marinus str. MIT 9515:
- a CDS encoding glycosyltransferase: protein MDKSKIKSCDILIVLNSLVAEGCPQLALNLAEYWTSKKKKIEIICFDKDPLEIFKEFEEISIDVHFYKDFKNKFFRYFFLTYYTYKICIKLKPKAILCFPFGWHAFIAIGAKFAGVRSICTHIGNYPPIYEKSIQKFRVLVHLGRFFTKKCICCSDYIMQASRKHFYLPNKALCRVYNCCDLNKFYDSKNKFEIKPDKTINLGMVARLEKHKDHETLIRSIFEMKKNGLKVILSIIGDGSKRKELEKLSKDLGIDSMIKFLGARRDIPKIISQLDIFVFSAKQDEGFGIALAEAMVAGIPILASNVGSCLEILGNGKYGNFFKEGDPKDLAIKVSEMTHDSKSIYEKSLKARKYAIDNFSIEKMAEAYFYYLML, encoded by the coding sequence ATGGATAAAAGTAAAATAAAAAGTTGTGATATTTTAATAGTTCTAAATTCCTTAGTTGCTGAAGGTTGCCCGCAACTTGCTTTAAACTTGGCAGAGTATTGGACCTCAAAGAAAAAAAAAATTGAAATAATTTGTTTTGATAAAGATCCTCTAGAGATATTCAAGGAATTTGAAGAAATAAGTATTGATGTTCATTTTTATAAAGATTTTAAAAATAAATTCTTCAGGTACTTTTTTCTAACATACTATACTTATAAAATATGTATTAAATTAAAGCCAAAGGCTATACTTTGCTTCCCTTTTGGATGGCATGCGTTCATAGCGATAGGGGCAAAATTTGCAGGAGTTAGGAGTATTTGCACTCATATAGGAAATTATCCACCGATTTATGAAAAATCAATTCAAAAATTTAGAGTACTTGTTCATCTAGGAAGATTTTTCACTAAAAAATGTATTTGTTGTTCAGATTATATTATGCAAGCTAGTAGAAAACACTTTTATTTACCCAATAAAGCCCTTTGCAGAGTTTATAACTGTTGTGATTTAAATAAATTTTATGATTCAAAAAATAAATTTGAGATTAAACCTGATAAAACTATTAACTTAGGGATGGTAGCTAGATTAGAGAAACATAAAGATCATGAAACGTTAATTAGATCTATATTTGAAATGAAAAAGAATGGATTAAAAGTGATTTTAAGTATTATCGGAGATGGATCAAAAAGAAAAGAATTAGAAAAACTTTCAAAAGATCTTGGAATAGATTCAATGATAAAATTTTTGGGAGCAAGAAGAGATATTCCTAAAATAATATCCCAATTAGACATTTTTGTTTTTTCTGCAAAACAGGATGAGGGCTTTGGAATAGCTCTAGCTGAGGCAATGGTAGCTGGTATTCCGATATTAGCCTCAAATGTTGGTTCATGCCTTGAGATCTTAGGAAATGGCAAGTATGGAAATTTCTTTAAAGAGGGCGATCCAAAAGATTTAGCAATAAAAGTTTCAGAAATGACTCATGATTCAAAAAGTATTTATGAAAAAAGTTTAAAAGCAAGAAAATATGCTATTGATAATTTTTCTATAGAAAAAATGGCTGAAGCTTATTTTTATTATTTGATGTTATGA
- a CDS encoding glycosyltransferase, with protein MKQKIRYLHLSDNFYPLMTGGTEIFIQQLINVQISLPEKYEVIWACHKSNNRYKFKSNNLENYKIFLDPVLQDNRLNTFSFIVKEVPGFYELLKRFKPDVVHIHSFGSKTTINHVEVIKAFGAKLIFSLHTPPCSCMGNLLNASHDICTGDLIDRRCTFLRLKSKGIPYLLAKLISYQNGWPFSPNYKNIISRLLTSRKLTSNMHISWINLMNQADNIHVLSDWCKNMLIKQKISSNKINLIRTAGPQKLSNKKRLPMEDDVLKLVFWGRCNPEKGLEIVIEAILMLNKDLPVKLDIYGPYWGEDNYSINLIKKIKNDLRINYLGNIPQQELLNKLQYYDLGVVPSIWMETGPLTILEAFAAGLPIAGTNLGGIKELLDNQLGCFLLPSDPIDWKNLFSNLLNNKVILSEFRPPKIRTFYDIESDFERLILKKYIKKDSLDI; from the coding sequence ATGAAACAAAAAATAAGGTATCTTCACTTATCAGATAATTTTTATCCTCTTATGACAGGAGGAACTGAAATATTTATCCAACAACTAATTAATGTACAAATTAGTCTTCCTGAAAAATATGAAGTTATATGGGCATGCCATAAATCTAATAACAGGTATAAATTTAAATCAAATAATTTAGAAAATTATAAGATTTTCTTAGATCCCGTATTACAAGATAATAGATTAAATACGTTTTCATTTATTGTTAAAGAAGTTCCAGGATTTTATGAGCTACTAAAAAGATTTAAACCTGATGTTGTTCATATACATTCTTTTGGAAGTAAAACAACGATAAATCATGTAGAAGTAATAAAAGCTTTTGGTGCAAAATTAATATTTTCATTACATACCCCACCATGTAGTTGTATGGGTAATTTATTAAATGCATCACATGATATTTGTACAGGAGATTTAATTGACAGAAGATGTACTTTTCTCAGATTAAAATCAAAAGGAATACCATATTTATTAGCAAAATTAATTTCATATCAAAATGGTTGGCCTTTCTCTCCAAATTATAAAAATATAATTTCTCGTTTATTAACTTCAAGAAAATTAACTTCAAATATGCATATTTCGTGGATCAATTTAATGAATCAAGCTGATAATATTCATGTTTTATCAGATTGGTGCAAAAATATGCTTATAAAACAAAAAATAAGTTCAAATAAAATTAATCTTATTAGGACTGCAGGCCCTCAGAAATTAAGTAATAAAAAAAGGTTGCCAATGGAAGATGATGTTTTGAAATTAGTATTTTGGGGTAGATGTAATCCTGAGAAAGGACTTGAAATTGTAATAGAGGCAATATTAATGCTTAATAAAGATTTACCCGTTAAATTGGATATATATGGCCCTTACTGGGGGGAGGATAATTATTCTATAAATTTAATAAAAAAAATCAAGAACGATCTTAGAATTAATTATTTAGGTAATATACCTCAACAAGAACTCTTAAATAAATTGCAATATTATGATTTAGGAGTTGTGCCTTCAATATGGATGGAAACAGGACCTTTGACTATTCTTGAGGCTTTTGCCGCTGGATTACCTATAGCAGGGACAAATTTAGGAGGAATTAAGGAATTATTAGATAATCAATTAGGATGCTTTCTTTTGCCTTCTGATCCAATTGATTGGAAAAATTTATTCTCAAATTTACTAAACAATAAGGTTATTTTGTCTGAATTTAGACCTCCAAAAATTAGAACTTTTTATGATATTGAAAGTGATTTTGAAAGATTGATTTTAAAAAAATATATAAAAAAAGATAGTTTAGACATTTGA
- a CDS encoding glycosyltransferase family 2 protein → MENIYPKISVVIPSFNQGSFIEETILSIINQKYPNLELIIIDALSTDSTLKIIKKYFNKINYFVSEKDNGQAHALNKGFKMASGQICSYLNSDDTYIDNILWKIAEQYKKNKFKWIYTDVLFGNSIKNSTYFERRISSFEEFCAIQTIAQQGVFWENNSLKKPWFDENLMYVMDHKFFINLYKNFGKPNYLNITGAFFRIHGNSKTSKFEKILFDERKKIGLEYAELSDNKYQKNKIKLEIKRLDLKIKMHKTYSDMLACKKLTIKIKFFLEMLIIFIKSPFKKRDLFFFGYLKKSIKLLVM, encoded by the coding sequence ATGGAAAATATATATCCTAAAATTTCAGTCGTTATTCCCTCCTTTAATCAAGGTTCGTTTATTGAAGAAACAATTTTATCAATAATTAATCAAAAATATCCAAATTTAGAATTAATCATTATTGATGCATTAAGTACAGATAGTACTTTGAAGATAATAAAAAAATACTTCAACAAAATAAATTACTTTGTAAGCGAAAAAGATAATGGACAAGCTCATGCTTTGAATAAAGGTTTTAAAATGGCTTCAGGCCAAATATGTTCATATTTAAATAGTGATGACACTTATATTGACAATATTCTCTGGAAAATTGCAGAACAATATAAAAAAAATAAATTTAAATGGATTTATACTGATGTTTTATTTGGAAATTCAATTAAAAATAGTACATATTTTGAAAGAAGAATTTCATCATTTGAGGAGTTTTGTGCTATCCAGACTATCGCCCAACAAGGAGTATTTTGGGAGAACAATTCTTTGAAAAAGCCTTGGTTTGATGAAAACTTAATGTATGTTATGGACCATAAGTTTTTTATAAATTTATATAAAAATTTTGGTAAACCAAACTATTTAAATATTACAGGAGCATTTTTTAGAATTCATGGAAATTCAAAAACCTCAAAATTCGAAAAAATATTGTTTGATGAGAGAAAAAAAATAGGATTGGAATATGCAGAACTTTCAGATAATAAATATCAAAAAAACAAAATAAAATTAGAAATTAAAAGATTAGATTTAAAAATAAAAATGCATAAGACTTATTCTGATATGTTGGCTTGCAAGAAACTAACAATAAAAATAAAGTTTTTTTTAGAGATGCTAATTATATTTATTAAATCCCCCTTTAAAAAAAGAGATCTGTTTTTCTTTGGATACTTAAAAAAATCAATAAAGTTACTTGTAATGTAA
- a CDS encoding glycosyltransferase family 4 protein: MKIIIVLRNIGPYHQSRFESLANDNLDLYVFETRPESKEYLWSPSNSPKYQVIKFPKSIFPEKDISNKEIDYFYKKNISLINPDAIISVGWADRSYQRLLLYSNSKKIPCIIVSDSIIKTERNSRRFLLKEIIKKIILRGYSAAFVAGKESREYLIKLGIEDQMIFQPWDVVDNCFFEKLTSKSKQNEYKYFLCVSRLLERKNLFNLIKSFSNYQKEGGLWGLKIIGSGNLYLKLKEYAECLTNQEKIQIINWLQINDLVQYYKNASAFILPSYFDNWGLVVNEAISSGLPCIVSQNCGCAVDLIKNNETGFVFNPSNNYELQNYMKKVENLTKDEQFKMISLARTNLKNYDLDTFSKNLKKSIVFSINNPRKSLFSSLLLRLVSNICS; the protein is encoded by the coding sequence ATGAAAATAATAATAGTTTTAAGAAATATTGGACCCTATCACCAATCCAGATTTGAATCACTAGCAAATGATAATTTGGATTTATATGTATTTGAGACAAGACCTGAATCCAAAGAATATTTATGGAGCCCATCAAATAGTCCTAAATATCAAGTAATCAAATTTCCAAAATCTATTTTTCCAGAAAAAGATATTTCAAATAAAGAGATAGATTATTTTTATAAAAAAAATATATCTTTAATTAATCCAGATGCAATTATTTCAGTAGGATGGGCTGATCGCAGCTATCAAAGATTATTGTTGTATTCTAACTCTAAAAAAATACCTTGTATAATTGTAAGTGATTCAATAATCAAAACAGAAAGAAATTCAAGAAGATTTTTACTTAAAGAGATTATAAAAAAAATAATTTTGAGAGGTTATAGTGCAGCTTTTGTAGCAGGAAAAGAAAGTAGAGAGTATCTAATAAAGCTTGGGATTGAAGATCAAATGATCTTTCAACCTTGGGATGTAGTTGATAATTGTTTTTTTGAAAAATTAACTTCAAAATCAAAACAAAATGAATATAAATATTTTTTATGTGTAAGTCGTCTTTTAGAAAGAAAAAATCTTTTTAATCTTATAAAAAGCTTTTCAAATTATCAAAAAGAGGGCGGGCTTTGGGGATTGAAAATAATAGGGTCTGGAAATCTTTATTTAAAGTTAAAAGAATATGCAGAATGTTTAACAAATCAAGAAAAAATTCAAATCATAAATTGGTTACAGATAAACGATTTAGTTCAATATTATAAAAATGCCTCAGCATTTATACTCCCAAGTTATTTTGATAATTGGGGATTAGTTGTAAACGAAGCTATTTCTTCTGGATTACCTTGCATTGTTAGCCAAAATTGTGGATGTGCAGTAGATTTAATAAAAAATAATGAAACAGGTTTTGTATTTAATCCAAGCAACAACTACGAATTGCAAAATTATATGAAAAAGGTAGAAAATTTAACAAAAGATGAACAATTTAAAATGATCTCTCTTGCTAGAACTAATTTAAAAAATTATGATTTAGATACTTTCTCAAAGAACTTAAAAAAATCTATAGTTTTTTCAATAAATAATCCTAGGAAATCACTTTTTTCATCATTACTATTGAGATTAGTTTCTAATATATGTTCATAG
- a CDS encoding glycosyltransferase: protein MKVLHISYSYDFKDGGITTVVEQLIREQKKTKIKVEWLASNLFLSPFKRKKLIKEILKINPTIVHLHGLWRVHTRITNDLLKADIPYVITPHGMLDKWALNQSQLKKIISWYLWEKKALNNSSFIQVLSSGEFEAIKKINSAWKCHLISNGIFMPQKKELKLNEYPKSWEDKIPRNSNVLLFLGRFHKKKGINELIKAWEIVSKYSYSKNWWICFAGSGNLKILKKFDNKSLIKRIIVSKPVFDLEKEKVFRNSSAFILSSFSEGLPMAALEAMSYGIPCLISENCNLSETLNIGAAIKTNPSVNEIIKSLKYLIKMDDNEKKKISKLAYNYVSINHNWSNLTSQLNDLYRSVCEDIL, encoded by the coding sequence ATGAAAGTTTTACATATATCTTATTCTTATGACTTCAAAGATGGCGGCATAACAACTGTTGTTGAACAATTAATAAGAGAACAAAAAAAAACTAAAATAAAAGTTGAATGGTTAGCAAGTAATCTTTTTCTAAGTCCTTTTAAACGTAAAAAATTAATCAAAGAAATTTTAAAAATCAATCCAACAATTGTTCATTTACATGGTCTTTGGAGAGTTCATACAAGAATTACTAATGATTTATTAAAAGCAGATATCCCATATGTTATTACTCCACATGGAATGTTGGATAAATGGGCTTTAAATCAATCACAATTAAAGAAAATAATATCTTGGTATTTATGGGAAAAAAAAGCATTAAATAATAGTTCATTTATTCAAGTACTTTCATCTGGAGAATTTGAAGCTATAAAAAAAATAAATTCTGCATGGAAATGTCATCTAATTTCAAATGGTATATTTATGCCTCAAAAGAAAGAATTGAAGTTAAATGAATATCCTAAATCTTGGGAAGATAAAATTCCTAGAAATTCAAATGTATTACTTTTTTTAGGCAGATTTCATAAAAAAAAGGGTATTAATGAGTTAATCAAAGCATGGGAGATTGTATCAAAATATTCATATAGCAAAAATTGGTGGATTTGCTTTGCGGGTTCTGGAAATTTGAAGATACTTAAAAAATTTGATAATAAATCGTTAATAAAAAGAATTATTGTTTCAAAACCAGTTTTTGATTTAGAAAAAGAAAAAGTATTTCGAAATTCTTCTGCTTTTATTCTAAGTTCATTTTCAGAAGGATTACCTATGGCTGCTTTGGAGGCTATGTCTTATGGGATTCCATGCTTAATAAGTGAAAATTGTAATCTTTCTGAAACTCTAAATATTGGTGCTGCAATAAAAACTAATCCATCAGTAAATGAAATCATTAAATCTTTAAAATATTTAATAAAAATGGATGATAATGAGAAAAAAAAGATTTCAAAACTTGCCTATAATTAT
- a CDS encoding GumC family protein, with product MNNTSKNNSNEEINPSQILNNNESEEKTSLEFLLDLILRRKKIFLLTLIIFSSFSLIRTTREKIYNPIYKGEFSILIKDPIKQASSIAGSSEGMLLAKNFMGATNTDLEQDIPTLRELLLSELVLYDISKKYKLDTKSLSQRINIKRDPRAKGILEFSLTSKDPKKDKLLLEDLSDLYVNYASLRTQKKLSSGLAFLSNQEPAIKIKNSQLLEKLENFRRKNNYVDPINQGDSLKVDINEINQDITQLQRNIERLKNVKEDIAKGKVDSSSYRELVGDSKRGAATVEITNPEEKLNLQVKELNEQLGNALRVYTPNSSVVRNIKARLDQLKPKVKEKQLRGVDIAIQSAQDNIKLKKSTLSDLNSKFDNLLTEINDYSEIIFELESSTANLGGIISAKEQLQLELAQDSSPWTVIKPPTFLAARIYPSYSQELSKSLLIAIFVGLGLALLRDKFDNVYHSAEEVRNELKYPFLGHVPYVDYFSDIREEQKSIINDISLINNNENIESYDRFFYQESLRNIYTSLRFLNSDNPIKVITMTSSIPKEGKSLINILLSKTLSEMDLKILQIDADLRRPQIHSRLGLNNLTGLSNILTNPSLTLEDVIQSVPGFKNWDVITSGTKPPDPTRLLNSEKMRTFIKDIKESDKYDLIVFDTPPVIGLADSLLVSEKSDGLILLVSTNSVNKSLPKESISRSIKSGTHFLGIITNAIKKESKNVLKNGYEDYAYAAYSTYGIDLNNENSEKTEQISNLNDNDQFNKLKELIFKNLRIIFDKSMKWLDD from the coding sequence TTGAATAACACATCCAAAAATAATTCTAATGAAGAAATTAATCCTTCCCAAATACTTAATAATAACGAATCTGAAGAAAAAACTTCTCTTGAATTTCTACTAGACTTGATTTTAAGAAGAAAAAAAATTTTTTTATTAACTTTAATAATATTTTCATCTTTTTCCTTAATTAGAACAACCCGAGAAAAAATTTATAATCCTATATATAAGGGAGAATTTTCAATATTAATAAAGGACCCTATCAAACAAGCTTCATCTATTGCTGGTAGTTCTGAGGGAATGTTATTAGCTAAGAATTTCATGGGTGCTACTAATACAGATCTAGAACAAGATATCCCAACCCTAAGAGAGCTTTTGCTGAGTGAATTAGTTTTATATGATATATCTAAGAAATATAAACTAGATACAAAATCCTTATCACAAAGAATAAATATAAAAAGAGACCCAAGAGCTAAAGGTATTTTAGAATTTAGTTTGACTAGTAAGGATCCTAAAAAAGATAAGTTATTACTAGAGGATCTTAGTGATTTATATGTAAACTATGCTTCATTAAGAACTCAAAAAAAATTATCTAGTGGTTTAGCTTTTCTAAGTAATCAAGAACCAGCAATAAAAATTAAAAACTCTCAATTATTAGAAAAATTAGAAAACTTCAGGAGAAAAAATAATTATGTTGACCCTATTAATCAAGGGGATAGCTTAAAGGTTGATATTAACGAAATTAACCAAGATATTACTCAATTACAACGGAATATTGAAAGATTAAAAAATGTAAAAGAAGACATCGCAAAAGGAAAAGTTGATTCTTCTAGTTATAGAGAATTAGTAGGAGATTCCAAAAGAGGTGCAGCTACTGTAGAAATAACAAACCCAGAAGAAAAATTAAATCTTCAAGTTAAAGAATTAAATGAACAACTTGGGAATGCCCTTCGGGTTTACACTCCAAATTCATCAGTTGTAAGAAATATAAAGGCTAGATTAGATCAATTAAAACCTAAAGTTAAGGAAAAACAATTAAGAGGAGTTGATATTGCTATTCAATCTGCTCAAGATAATATTAAACTTAAAAAATCGACATTATCTGATTTGAATTCTAAATTTGATAATTTACTTACTGAAATTAATGATTATTCTGAAATAATTTTTGAATTAGAAAGCTCGACAGCTAATCTTGGAGGAATAATTTCTGCTAAAGAACAACTTCAGTTAGAGCTTGCACAAGATAGTTCTCCTTGGACTGTAATAAAACCTCCGACTTTTTTAGCAGCTCGAATATACCCTAGTTATTCTCAGGAATTATCTAAATCTTTATTAATAGCGATTTTTGTTGGTTTAGGATTGGCTCTTTTAAGAGATAAATTTGATAATGTTTATCACTCGGCTGAGGAGGTTAGAAATGAATTAAAATATCCATTTTTGGGACATGTTCCTTATGTAGACTATTTTAGCGATATAAGAGAGGAACAAAAATCGATAATCAACGATATTTCCCTAATTAATAATAATGAAAATATAGAATCTTATGATAGATTTTTTTATCAAGAGTCTTTAAGAAATATATATACATCTCTTAGGTTTCTGAATAGTGATAATCCAATAAAAGTTATTACTATGACAAGTTCTATTCCTAAAGAGGGAAAGTCATTAATCAATATATTGTTATCAAAGACTTTAAGTGAAATGGATCTAAAAATATTGCAAATTGATGCTGATTTAAGAAGACCTCAGATTCATTCTCGCTTAGGCTTGAATAACCTTACTGGGTTATCCAATATACTTACAAATCCATCCTTAACACTTGAAGATGTAATACAATCAGTTCCAGGTTTTAAGAACTGGGACGTGATAACTTCAGGCACTAAACCTCCAGATCCTACAAGACTTTTGAATTCGGAAAAAATGAGAACTTTTATCAAGGACATCAAAGAAAGTGATAAATATGATTTAATAGTTTTTGATACACCTCCAGTAATTGGTCTTGCTGATTCATTATTAGTATCTGAAAAATCCGATGGCTTGATTTTATTAGTAAGTACTAATTCAGTAAATAAAAGCTTACCAAAAGAATCTATTAGTAGATCAATAAAAAGTGGCACACACTTTTTAGGCATTATTACTAATGCCATCAAAAAGGAATCTAAAAATGTATTGAAGAACGGCTATGAGGATTATGCATATGCCGCTTATAGTACCTACGGAATTGATCTTAATAACGAAAATTCAGAAAAAACAGAGCAAATATCAAATCTTAATGACAATGATCAATTCAATAAATTAAAAGAACTAATTTTTAAAAATCTAAGAATTATTTTTGATAAAAGCATGAAATGGCTAGATGATTAG
- a CDS encoding dual specificity protein phosphatase family protein, translated as MKKRFKLDWVLSNELAVGPAPLKKSHFEYLADKNIKSILNLCNEEEAPINEDFKSIFNFKRFTLPDHKVNKEIEIHEIKEIINIIESLKTTGAVYVHCFAGVERSPLICMAWLISKHKLSPQRSLDYLMEVHKGSNPLPSQYKLLSDI; from the coding sequence ATGAAAAAAAGATTTAAATTAGACTGGGTTCTAAGTAATGAATTAGCCGTTGGGCCTGCCCCTTTAAAAAAATCTCATTTTGAATATTTAGCTGATAAAAATATAAAATCTATTTTAAATCTATGTAACGAAGAAGAAGCTCCAATCAATGAAGATTTTAAATCCATTTTTAATTTCAAAAGATTCACATTGCCCGATCACAAAGTAAATAAAGAAATTGAAATCCATGAAATAAAAGAAATTATTAACATAATAGAATCATTAAAGACCACTGGTGCAGTATATGTGCACTGTTTCGCAGGTGTTGAGAGATCTCCTCTTATATGTATGGCTTGGCTGATATCAAAGCATAAATTATCACCTCAAAGATCCTTAGATTATTTAATGGAAGTTCATAAAGGTAGTAATCCACTTCCATCACAATATAAATTACTTAGTGATATTTGA
- a CDS encoding glycosyltransferase, with the protein MTINFHILDGIKIGGIENLALTMSREGMPMEKNYLINLNKNINNFSNDISTKNKYKNLNIISFERRRGILFIAFLIKLFSKNKAHNVIIYFNNITSLWVVLGAKIAGVNNLAICVQNLIESFSIKNLKLIFLMRIFNMLNVKLVPCSYAIKNSFLNFNKNIIFSNVIPNCINVKSFQNEVQKNIKFRKINSPITIMMVARLDEIKDQETLLRAYAKINKKCNLILVGDGNKRAYLEGIASELGLDIKKIFVGSKLDIPAMLAEADIFAFSTTLSEGFGIALIEAMAARLPIIATDVPACREVLDDGKAGILIPKGRVDLWINSLNEIISSSTKRDYYIEKSAQNLKKYDSKIVKTKWLKLFKE; encoded by the coding sequence ATGACAATAAATTTTCATATTTTAGATGGTATTAAAATTGGAGGTATAGAAAATCTCGCTTTGACAATGTCTAGAGAGGGAATGCCTATGGAAAAAAATTATTTGATTAATTTGAATAAAAACATTAATAATTTCTCTAATGATATTTCTACTAAAAATAAATATAAAAATTTGAATATAATCTCATTTGAAAGGAGGAGGGGTATTTTATTTATTGCTTTCTTGATAAAATTATTTTCTAAAAATAAAGCCCATAATGTAATTATTTATTTCAATAACATTACTTCTCTTTGGGTTGTTTTAGGAGCAAAAATTGCAGGAGTAAATAATTTAGCAATTTGTGTTCAAAATTTAATTGAGAGCTTTTCTATTAAAAATTTAAAATTAATTTTTTTAATGCGCATTTTTAATATGTTAAATGTAAAACTTGTTCCATGTTCATATGCTATAAAAAATTCTTTTTTAAATTTCAATAAAAATATTATATTTTCTAATGTAATACCAAACTGTATCAATGTAAAAAGTTTTCAAAATGAAGTTCAGAAAAATATCAAATTTAGAAAAATAAACTCACCTATAACTATAATGATGGTAGCAAGATTAGATGAAATAAAGGATCAAGAAACTTTATTAAGAGCCTATGCAAAGATAAATAAAAAATGTAATTTGATTTTAGTTGGAGATGGTAATAAAAGAGCATACCTTGAAGGTATTGCCTCTGAACTAGGACTAGATATTAAAAAAATCTTTGTAGGTTCAAAGTTAGATATTCCAGCCATGTTAGCTGAGGCAGATATTTTTGCATTTTCAACAACCTTATCAGAGGGATTTGGTATAGCTTTAATTGAAGCAATGGCAGCCAGACTACCTATTATTGCGACGGATGTACCTGCTTGTAGAGAAGTTTTGGATGATGGGAAAGCTGGAATTCTCATACCTAAGGGGAGAGTTGACTTGTGGATTAACTCACTGAATGAAATAATTAGCTCTTCTACTAAAAGAGATTACTATATTGAAAAGTCTGCTCAAAATTTAAAAAAATATGATTCAAAAATTGTAAAAACTAAATGGTTGAAACTTTTTAAAGAATGA
- a CDS encoding polysaccharide biosynthesis/export family protein yields MNKFLRKLFFLKLGLITTILPFNPIQNLHSETLNKSVEDNINEKINLQEDPYILGPGDELRLAVLDSDISSGAYTILNDGTINIPLAGDVSLKGKTIKEANSEIKQRLKKQLIEPEVSIQIIKPRPMTVFVLGEVDRPGIYTLNISGITSGIDSSGSSISGMPTLIKAIQKAGGITQSANLKEVELTRLLPGNKNEYKTSKLNLINLIFKGARNNNPFLFDGDIIKLKKSTVDPTKRIETITYNNLSPNQIKISVIGEVLNPGRLQLDSNTPLLQSILEAGGPINSRSSKTNVDLFRVNRDGTASHKKFKLDFKSGISPSNPLLKNGDVVRVRRNLITKASDSLDSIARPLSSVVTVYSLFKIID; encoded by the coding sequence ATGAATAAATTTTTAAGAAAATTATTTTTTTTAAAGTTAGGTCTAATAACTACTATATTGCCTTTCAATCCTATACAAAATTTGCATAGTGAGACATTAAATAAATCAGTTGAAGATAATATAAATGAAAAAATTAATTTACAAGAGGATCCATATATTCTAGGCCCTGGTGATGAATTGAGACTTGCTGTTTTGGATTCAGATATATCATCTGGAGCATATACCATTCTTAATGATGGAACTATAAACATTCCTTTGGCAGGTGATGTTTCTTTGAAAGGAAAAACTATAAAAGAGGCAAATTCTGAAATTAAACAAAGGCTTAAGAAACAACTAATAGAGCCGGAAGTTTCTATTCAAATTATAAAGCCTAGGCCGATGACGGTTTTTGTTCTGGGTGAGGTTGATAGGCCAGGTATATATACTTTAAATATTTCTGGAATTACATCTGGTATTGATTCCTCCGGTTCAAGTATTTCAGGAATGCCTACTCTAATAAAGGCAATTCAAAAAGCTGGTGGTATAACTCAATCAGCAAATCTTAAAGAAGTAGAATTAACAAGATTGCTACCTGGCAATAAGAATGAATATAAAACTTCAAAACTTAATCTGATTAATCTGATTTTTAAAGGAGCTAGAAATAATAACCCTTTTCTTTTTGATGGAGATATTATCAAGTTAAAAAAATCGACAGTAGACCCTACAAAGCGAATTGAAACCATTACTTATAATAATTTATCGCCAAATCAAATTAAGATAAGTGTAATTGGAGAAGTATTAAATCCAGGGAGATTGCAGTTAGACTCAAATACCCCTTTATTACAATCAATTTTAGAGGCTGGTGGACCAATAAATAGTAGATCCTCAAAAACAAATGTTGATTTGTTTAGAGTTAATAGAGATGGGACTGCTTCTCATAAAAAGTTCAAATTGGACTTTAAATCGGGAATATCTCCAAGTAATCCATTGCTAAAAAATGGAGATGTAGTAAGAGTTAGAAGAAATTTAATAACTAAAGCCTCGGATTCTTTGGATTCCATTGCAAGACCTCTTTCAAGTGTAGTAACTGTTTATTCTTTATTTAAAATAATTGATTAA